The following proteins are encoded in a genomic region of Mycoplasmopsis columbinasalis:
- a CDS encoding AEC family transporter yields MTTSTPWDNFKGLITAQGMWGAVIVTLMFILIGYYVTKKGIFTREINGKLAKFTLEFALPFLTISAFMAAANKDLAKQVGVVLGLSLAFYLIFHTLAYLVANFFPRMVPKFINRQAEALFKRTQEKNPGNLETFERFREAYLVDYRQKLMAIQAMIAYGSLQFFAVPIVDAMKGVVFDEYARALLQVWNLPYMIGAFGFLPLIYSGDKFSKKNAKNILKQVFSPMMICLYVSLLLWAIQFIPGADTKFVANAAYSAKHPYTLSTVEPKLASGTYWETFRIQLPALGNAIDTGSKIISPLAWLVIGGSLAVSDVKKAAKNPTVWITTVRKLFTLPLVVFLVVLGLVAGGVFGEKGNSTAILLVLLAATPPAAVCTIFSVTANHKYVNLTSEVSTLSTIGALIAMPVWTIIAKLSFDAIYPVGALPVVA; encoded by the coding sequence ATGACAACATCAACACCGTGAGACAATTTTAAAGGACTAATAACCGCGCAAGGAATGTGAGGGGCAGTTATTGTTACCCTTATGTTTATTTTAATTGGTTATTATGTAACAAAAAAAGGTATCTTTACGCGTGAAATTAATGGAAAACTTGCCAAGTTTACATTAGAGTTTGCGCTTCCATTTTTAACTATTAGCGCGTTTATGGCTGCTGCAAACAAAGACCTTGCAAAACAAGTTGGAGTGGTGCTCGGACTTTCACTTGCATTCTACTTGATTTTCCACACGTTAGCATATTTAGTCGCTAACTTTTTCCCTCGTATGGTTCCTAAATTTATTAATAGACAAGCCGAAGCTTTATTCAAGAGAACCCAAGAAAAAAATCCAGGTAACTTGGAAACTTTTGAAAGATTTAGAGAAGCTTACCTTGTTGATTATAGACAAAAATTAATGGCTATTCAAGCTATGATCGCTTATGGTTCATTGCAATTTTTTGCGGTTCCAATAGTAGACGCAATGAAAGGAGTTGTATTTGACGAATACGCCAGAGCTCTTCTTCAAGTTTGAAACTTGCCATATATGATTGGCGCGTTTGGATTCTTGCCACTTATTTACAGTGGAGACAAATTCAGTAAAAAGAATGCTAAAAATATCTTAAAACAAGTATTTAGCCCAATGATGATTTGTCTTTATGTTTCATTGCTTTTATGAGCAATTCAATTTATTCCAGGTGCAGATACTAAATTTGTGGCTAATGCTGCATACTCAGCAAAACATCCATACACTCTTTCTACAGTAGAACCTAAATTAGCCTCTGGTACTTATTGAGAAACATTTAGAATTCAACTTCCAGCACTAGGTAACGCAATTGACACTGGTTCAAAGATTATTTCACCTCTTGCTTGACTTGTAATTGGTGGTTCACTTGCAGTTAGTGATGTTAAAAAAGCTGCTAAAAACCCTACAGTTTGAATTACAACGGTGCGTAAATTATTTACATTACCACTTGTAGTGTTCTTAGTTGTATTAGGTTTGGTAGCAGGAGGGGTATTTGGGGAAAAAGGTAACTCTACAGCAATACTTCTTGTACTTCTTGCTGCAACTCCACCAGCTGCTGTATGTACAATTTTCTCGGTTACAGCAAATCACAAATACGTAAACTTAACTTCAGAAGTTTCAACATTATCAACAATTGGTGCGTTGATAGCAATGCCTGTTTGAACAATTATTGCAAAATTAAGCTTTGATGCAATTTACCCAGTTGGTGCATTGCCAGTAGTAGCGTAA
- a CDS encoding gamma-glutamylcyclotransferase family protein → MKYYLAYGSNLNLTQMQQLCPDATVICQTTLSNYTLNFKRLTDSAYLTLDCTPTSTAVVPVVIYQISPRDQEALDAFEDFPTLYNKEIFRINFEHNAQMKTIECFAYVMNPAATVALPTQTYWQVCLEGYRTWNFDQRILFEALARAVKKQ, encoded by the coding sequence ATGAAATACTACTTAGCTTATGGTTCGAATTTAAATCTTACCCAAATGCAACAACTTTGCCCCGATGCCACAGTTATTTGCCAAACAACCTTATCTAATTACACACTCAACTTTAAGCGCCTTACTGATTCTGCTTACTTAACTCTTGACTGCACACCAACAAGCACTGCTGTTGTTCCGGTGGTAATTTACCAAATTAGTCCTCGTGACCAAGAGGCACTTGATGCGTTTGAAGATTTTCCCACCCTTTATAATAAAGAAATTTTCCGCATCAACTTCGAACATAACGCTCAAATGAAAACCATCGAATGTTTCGCCTACGTGATGAATCCAGCTGCAACTGTGGCGCTGCCAACCCAAACATACTGACAAGTTTGTTTAGAAGGTTATCGTACTTGAAACTTTGACCAAAGAATTTTGTTCGAAGCGCTTGCACGCGCTGTAAAAAAGCAATAA
- the tsaB gene encoding tRNA (adenosine(37)-N6)-threonylcarbamoyltransferase complex dimerization subunit type 1 TsaB — MKIYADTANEDFALILFDENNNCIKQTIIVNAPKKVHLLVDEFNKLVNETNTKISEILEFYLNLGPGYFTGVRTALTFLRTMATILKKPMFTISTFEILQHQNPQKKNFYLNASGNKMYQFCNENVFDAQNIKVVAHDNEMQTDKVDWLHFCSHFSAYQKLFKKYNYQDLIKIEPYYIKKPQIGAQKSIKD; from the coding sequence ATGAAAATATATGCAGATACTGCTAATGAAGATTTTGCACTAATTCTCTTTGACGAAAATAATAACTGTATTAAACAAACAATCATTGTAAATGCTCCAAAAAAGGTTCATTTATTAGTTGATGAATTTAACAAATTAGTTAACGAAACAAACACAAAAATTAGCGAAATTTTAGAATTTTATTTGAATTTAGGACCTGGTTATTTTACAGGAGTCAGAACAGCATTAACCTTTCTAAGAACAATGGCAACAATCCTGAAAAAACCTATGTTTACTATTAGTACTTTTGAAATTTTGCAACACCAAAACCCGCAAAAGAAAAATTTTTATTTAAATGCATCTGGTAACAAAATGTACCAATTTTGTAATGAAAATGTTTTTGACGCGCAAAACATAAAAGTTGTTGCTCATGACAATGAAATGCAAACCGACAAAGTGGACTGGCTTCATTTTTGTTCGCATTTCAGTGCGTATCAAAAATTATTTAAAAAATACAATTATCAAGATTTAATCAAAATCGAACCTTATTACATCAAAAAGCCGCAAATCGGAGCGCAAAAATCAATAAAGGACTAA
- a CDS encoding nicotinate-nucleotide adenylyltransferase, translated as MKIGLFGGSFNPVHKGHLEIARLASKQLELDQIIFIPAAKNPFKKKQSIADSQDRINMLNLALADEPNFTVSEFETKRGGVSYTFETIRYFRQKFPNDQLFFLMGSDLLPKLNKWEYIEEIAANCQLVAFRRSKQINRINAKRFNVILLKNPLFEESSTAIRSGHLEYCDDKVASYIGANFLYAKEIVHNTLKRWPDRAKHCVQTAEFAVKLAQATNYSVKKAYFTGLFHDICKYVEGEVAVEFLARFMPLSQAKSIKKHEYHQLVGYYWLKHVYKLSDEDILHAIKIHTTMAIDMSILDKILFVADKICEGRRWPGIQKLRKLALEDFEAGFVAVVRANYEFNLAKGVVFDEPTQRIYDHWLKQN; from the coding sequence ATGAAAATTGGTTTATTTGGCGGTTCATTTAACCCTGTGCATAAGGGACATTTAGAAATTGCGCGTTTAGCAAGTAAGCAACTAGAACTGGATCAAATCATTTTTATTCCCGCGGCCAAAAATCCTTTCAAGAAGAAACAAAGTATCGCTGATAGTCAAGATCGTATCAATATGTTGAATTTAGCACTTGCTGATGAACCTAATTTTACTGTAAGCGAATTTGAAACAAAACGTGGTGGTGTAAGTTACACCTTTGAAACAATTAGATACTTTAGGCAAAAGTTCCCAAACGATCAGCTTTTCTTCTTAATGGGTTCAGATTTACTACCTAAACTTAATAAATGAGAATATATTGAAGAAATTGCTGCAAACTGTCAACTTGTTGCTTTTCGTCGTTCTAAACAAATTAATCGCATCAATGCCAAGCGTTTTAATGTAATTTTGCTTAAAAACCCATTGTTCGAAGAATCTTCAACTGCGATTCGTAGTGGTCACCTTGAATATTGTGACGATAAAGTTGCTAGCTACATTGGCGCAAATTTCTTGTACGCAAAAGAAATTGTTCACAACACTTTAAAAAGATGGCCTGACCGTGCTAAACACTGTGTCCAAACAGCTGAATTTGCTGTGAAACTCGCACAAGCAACTAATTACAGCGTTAAGAAAGCATATTTTACTGGTTTATTTCATGATATTTGTAAGTATGTTGAAGGTGAAGTGGCAGTCGAATTTTTAGCACGATTTATGCCGCTTAGTCAAGCCAAAAGTATCAAGAAACACGAGTATCATCAGTTAGTTGGTTATTATTGGTTGAAACATGTTTACAAGTTGTCTGATGAAGACATTTTGCACGCTATTAAAATTCATACCACGATGGCAATTGATATGTCAATACTCGATAAAATTTTATTTGTTGCAGACAAAATTTGCGAGGGCAGACGTTGACCCGGTATTCAGAAACTTAGAAAGCTTGCGCTTGAAGACTTCGAAGCCGGGTTTGTAGCTGTGGTGCGAGCTAATTATGAATTTAACCTTGCTAAGGGAGTTGTTTTTGATGAACCAACACAAAGAATCTATGATCACTGACTTAAACAAAACTAG
- a CDS encoding lactate/malate family dehydrogenase, which produces MKKIVVIGLGNVGITFTTIAVTRGLEAEYVFIDKNENVCEAHAHDLQDMVALMPRNRSTFRKGTFADAKGADVAIITASIPMKNLTDRLALAAENAKLMKHFGDELTKNGFTGVVVVASNPCDVMAAILPYASGIPHHRVISTGTLLDSARLKKFIGEKLNVAADTVQASVLGEHGASAMVAWSTMKIGDSNLQDLISAGVIKKDELDELLVRTVKEGLYIYNLKGNTQFGIGTSLYEITSAVVNDKRLVMNVGVKLPKEYKNAGIYTSIPVIVGKNGYEYLPSKVSFNKDELAAFEKSTTALAKVHKDTLGLIDVDVDFK; this is translated from the coding sequence ATGAAAAAAATCGTTGTTATCGGCTTAGGTAATGTTGGTATTACATTTACAACAATCGCGGTGACTCGTGGTTTAGAAGCTGAATACGTATTCATCGACAAAAATGAAAACGTATGTGAAGCACACGCGCACGACTTACAAGATATGGTTGCATTAATGCCTAGAAACCGTTCAACTTTCAGAAAAGGTACTTTTGCTGACGCTAAAGGAGCTGATGTTGCAATTATTACTGCATCAATTCCTATGAAGAACTTAACCGACCGTTTAGCTCTTGCTGCCGAAAATGCTAAGTTAATGAAACACTTTGGTGATGAATTAACCAAAAACGGTTTCACTGGCGTTGTAGTTGTTGCCTCAAACCCATGTGATGTGATGGCCGCTATCTTGCCATACGCTTCAGGCATTCCTCACCACAGAGTTATTTCAACTGGTACTTTACTTGACTCAGCTAGATTGAAGAAATTCATTGGTGAAAAATTGAATGTTGCTGCAGACACAGTGCAAGCATCAGTACTTGGTGAACACGGTGCAAGTGCGATGGTAGCATGATCAACAATGAAAATTGGTGACTCAAACCTTCAAGACTTAATTTCAGCAGGTGTAATTAAGAAAGATGAATTAGACGAATTACTTGTACGTACTGTTAAAGAAGGTCTTTACATTTACAACCTTAAGGGCAACACACAATTTGGTATTGGTACATCACTTTACGAAATTACCAGTGCTGTTGTTAACGACAAGCGTCTTGTAATGAATGTTGGTGTTAAATTACCAAAAGAATACAAGAACGCAGGTATTTACACTTCAATTCCTGTAATCGTTGGTAAAAATGGTTACGAATACCTTCCAAGCAAGGTAAGTTTCAACAAAGACGAACTTGCTGCTTTTGAAAAATCAACTACAGCATTAGCTAAAGTACACAAGGATACACTTGGCTTAATCGACGTTGATGTTGACTTTAAATAA
- the fmt gene encoding methionyl-tRNA formyltransferase produces the protein MIKILLAGTPEFAVPIFEKIIQNFHVVGIVSQPDRPANRGHKTLPTPTKLLAQKYNIPCFQPEKIGQIKDELSQLNYDYFITAAFGQFVPASILKLAKKYNLNVHGSLLPKYRGAAPIQHSLLNGDKITGISIMEMILEMDAGDVFTTLHYQIKPRDVASDVFTQLSNLTAQNIVEIINKINHGIYQKVPQESAKVTLAPKLLKEQAFLENSLTCEQAINKIRAFATTPGAYVLGTKGERIKIFFATTTPTKNAIVIKCADGEIYGIDYQYESRNRVILG, from the coding sequence ATGATAAAAATTTTACTGGCGGGGACACCTGAATTTGCTGTTCCTATTTTTGAAAAAATCATTCAAAATTTCCACGTTGTTGGAATCGTTTCACAACCAGATCGCCCTGCGAATCGAGGACACAAAACCTTACCAACTCCAACCAAATTACTTGCGCAAAAATATAATATTCCTTGTTTCCAACCTGAAAAAATTGGCCAAATTAAGGATGAATTAAGTCAACTGAACTATGACTATTTCATTACCGCTGCTTTTGGACAATTTGTGCCAGCTAGTATTTTGAAATTAGCAAAAAAATATAATCTCAACGTTCATGGTTCGCTTTTACCAAAATATCGGGGCGCAGCGCCCATTCAGCACTCATTATTAAATGGAGATAAAATTACCGGTATTTCAATTATGGAAATGATTCTCGAAATGGATGCTGGTGATGTTTTTACTACTTTGCACTATCAAATCAAACCACGAGATGTTGCAAGCGATGTTTTTACTCAATTGAGTAACTTAACTGCTCAAAATATTGTTGAGATTATTAACAAAATTAACCATGGGATTTATCAAAAAGTTCCACAAGAGAGTGCGAAGGTAACGCTCGCACCAAAATTGCTGAAAGAGCAAGCTTTCTTAGAAAATTCTTTGACTTGTGAACAAGCAATTAATAAAATTCGAGCCTTCGCAACAACTCCTGGAGCTTATGTTTTAGGAACAAAGGGAGAAAGAATTAAAATTTTCTTTGCTACCACAACGCCGACTAAAAATGCGATTGTAATCAAATGTGCCGACGGCGAAATTTATGGTATTGATTATCAGTATGAAAGTCGTAACAGAGTAATTTTAGGTTAA
- a CDS encoding YneF family protein, translating into MSTGGWIGIIIAVAIVCLIVGAITAFIGARKSFEKQIKENPPVTEKMIRAMYAQMGRKASETQIKAVMRSMTNAKYEKK; encoded by the coding sequence ATGTCAACAGGAGGATGAATCGGCATCATTATTGCTGTGGCAATTGTATGTTTAATTGTAGGTGCTATTACTGCTTTCATTGGTGCTAGAAAAAGTTTTGAAAAGCAAATTAAAGAAAACCCCCCAGTAACTGAAAAAATGATTCGTGCAATGTATGCGCAAATGGGACGAAAAGCTTCCGAAACGCAAATTAAAGCTGTGATGCGTTCGATGACTAACGCAAAATATGAGAAAAAATAA
- a CDS encoding Y-family DNA polymerase, producing the protein MPKTKTIFHIDCDSFFVSAHRTINPSLIGKPVLIGRRNRHSIATSISYELKNKGVKVGWPLYMIFNVEPKAIVVEPDYNLYSELSTKIFNYIEQKYADKIEIFSIDECWIDVTNFLGESDPITLAYGIQKDIAQKFKVPISIGVSYNKFLAKMATNLAKPNGVRMITQKNFKELIWPLDLSEFFGIGKATLPKLNAIGVYKIGDLAKLEYNSPEVYAIMHTTGDRIIKQAQGLGDDDLKSPQNAKSISADFTFFHGEMNNEEEIIDIIKTLTRKIVTKARNRDYVTNSVGVTVRKMDRTWDGKNLKLTDYTNDYDDILENILRAFNSFWNGELIRGVGVKLNHILPIEDVGQQLKLFETSRVKTQKMLQKMQVNEQVTKVKQVIRGLNRQSNDKIFLTGKDFLRDKTYSKNNIKFKSEDEKSKE; encoded by the coding sequence ATATTGACTGTGATTCTTTCTTTGTGAGCGCACACCGAACTATTAATCCTAGTTTAATTGGCAAACCAGTATTAATTGGAAGAAGAAATCGCCACTCAATTGCGACATCAATTAGCTATGAATTAAAAAATAAAGGGGTAAAGGTGGGCTGACCTCTTTATATGATTTTTAATGTTGAACCGAAAGCTATCGTTGTTGAGCCCGATTACAATTTATATTCTGAGTTATCGACCAAAATTTTTAATTACATAGAACAAAAATATGCTGATAAAATCGAAATTTTTTCAATCGATGAATGTTGAATTGATGTAACAAATTTTTTAGGTGAGTCAGATCCTATTACGTTAGCTTATGGCATACAAAAAGATATTGCGCAAAAATTTAAAGTTCCAATTTCAATCGGTGTTTCATACAATAAATTTTTAGCAAAAATGGCAACCAATCTAGCAAAACCGAACGGTGTACGTATGATTACACAGAAGAATTTCAAGGAATTGATTTGACCTTTGGATTTATCTGAATTTTTTGGAATTGGCAAAGCAACTTTACCAAAGTTAAATGCTATTGGAGTCTATAAAATAGGTGATTTAGCAAAACTAGAATACAATAGTCCTGAAGTTTATGCAATTATGCACACCACTGGTGATCGTATTATTAAACAAGCTCAAGGACTTGGCGACGATGACCTAAAAAGTCCGCAAAATGCTAAAAGTATTTCTGCAGATTTTACTTTTTTTCACGGTGAAATGAATAATGAAGAGGAAATTATTGATATTATCAAAACTCTTACTCGTAAAATTGTTACCAAAGCACGAAATCGTGATTATGTGACCAATTCGGTAGGTGTAACTGTTCGCAAAATGGACCGCACTTGAGATGGAAAAAATTTGAAGCTAACTGACTATACAAATGATTATGATGACATTTTAGAAAATATATTAAGAGCGTTCAATTCTTTTTGAAACGGCGAATTAATTCGTGGTGTTGGAGTAAAATTAAATCATATTTTACCAATCGAAGATGTTGGTCAGCAGTTAAAATTGTTTGAAACAAGTAGAGTAAAAACGCAAAAAATGTTACAAAAAATGCAAGTTAATGAACAAGTAACAAAAGTTAAACAAGTAATTCGTGGTTTAAATCGCCAAAGTAATGACAAAATATTTTTAACTGGAAAAGATTTCTTGCGTGATAAAACTTATAGCAAAAACAATATTAAATTCAAATCTGAAGATGAAAAAAGTAAGGAGTAA
- a CDS encoding MAG0770 family lipoprotein yields the protein MKSKWKWLTFTPVPLVLSTVSCSSSFYQLEQTLKVTFSIDFAKNVETYQHNYQQVTNFLSKDQNESAYKYLLKDWARVNEITNYWTQNISNQNKISLLLQQPFDAKDIGYYASDGTFVSLKTNLAWVLEAMDLNTNGFFSQDNFAAKIWNFGRLNREIDEVVQSALTTFERTAYGRFYRTLTIDPYLSQDWPFYHGDKEKTDILFTRLNTDAASFHTDFVAKIYDASKSGIDYSKLGNVLNPDGTYGHVHALVNLWREWTSMFVVYRDPQTGQIIINSNNKAQAITDFYQRFIAAKSALGLTSEKIVIINTQVQGQTFAFETFLDNWQTVINQNKGPELFVSNYITQFEDRLFKPLAEMNAIGATLVRSINEFGV from the coding sequence ATGAAAAGTAAATGAAAATGATTAACCTTCACACCTGTACCTCTAGTCTTGAGCACAGTTAGCTGCTCAAGTAGTTTTTATCAACTAGAACAAACACTTAAAGTTACTTTTAGCATTGATTTTGCTAAAAACGTAGAAACTTACCAGCACAATTACCAACAAGTTACTAACTTTCTAAGCAAAGACCAAAACGAAAGCGCCTACAAATATTTACTCAAAGATTGAGCACGCGTGAACGAAATTACCAACTACTGAACGCAAAATATCAGTAACCAAAACAAGATTTCGCTCTTGTTACAACAACCTTTCGACGCTAAAGACATTGGTTATTATGCTAGTGATGGCACTTTTGTGTCGCTCAAAACCAATTTAGCCTGAGTTTTAGAAGCTATGGACCTGAATACTAACGGTTTTTTTAGCCAAGATAATTTTGCCGCTAAAATTTGAAATTTTGGTCGTTTAAATCGTGAAATTGATGAAGTTGTGCAGTCGGCGCTCACAACTTTTGAACGTACTGCCTATGGACGTTTTTATCGTACTCTCACAATCGACCCATATTTAAGTCAAGATTGACCTTTTTATCATGGCGATAAGGAAAAAACTGACATTTTGTTCACTCGTTTAAATACTGATGCAGCAAGTTTTCACACAGATTTTGTTGCGAAAATTTATGATGCTTCCAAAAGTGGAATTGATTATTCCAAACTTGGCAATGTGCTTAACCCCGATGGTACTTATGGACATGTGCACGCACTGGTAAATTTGTGACGCGAATGAACATCGATGTTTGTTGTTTACCGCGATCCACAAACTGGACAAATTATTATCAACTCTAACAACAAAGCGCAAGCAATTACTGATTTTTATCAACGGTTTATCGCCGCTAAATCTGCGCTAGGACTTACAAGCGAAAAAATTGTTATTATTAATACGCAGGTACAAGGGCAAACATTCGCTTTTGAAACATTTTTAGATAATTGACAAACTGTGATTAATCAAAACAAAGGCCCCGAGCTGTTTGTAAGTAACTATATTACTCAATTCGAAGATAGATTATTTAAACCACTAGCAGAAATGAATGCTATTGGCGCAACATTAGTGCGTAGCATTAATGAATTTGGTGTGTAG
- a CDS encoding M42 family metallopeptidase, producing MAVTNRIEDFKNRLVAFLETEAPSRNEQAVAQLLLKNLPANAFEVSYDNFGSVILHKPSRHANAPKVLIAAHMDEVGYQVRSIDEQGFVWVESVGGVWPSVVIGTKAVLVTSTGQRIEGVFGHTSVHVLSLEARAKALTNKELYVDFGFESKQQALDLGVQIGDYIYLTGSTVKFPHQPHLIAGKAMDNRAGLCVLVELANAIAASELTVDLYLVGTVQEEVGTRGAKTVVDLIEPDVAIALDTTVSHDTPNITAGTTKLGQGVALRMMDGGMMADPKLANFLSTIANKHDIKHYKFISMGGGTDASALQYTKGGASVITISLPQRYLRSPIGVCDVNDLLAASDLLTRFVLELNEDKYNNILKYK from the coding sequence ATGGCAGTTACAAATCGAATTGAAGATTTTAAAAATCGTTTAGTGGCATTTTTGGAAACAGAAGCGCCTTCTCGTAATGAACAAGCTGTAGCACAATTGCTGCTCAAGAATCTACCAGCCAATGCATTTGAAGTTAGTTACGATAACTTTGGTTCAGTTATTTTGCACAAGCCAAGCCGCCACGCGAATGCACCAAAGGTGCTAATTGCAGCACATATGGATGAAGTAGGTTATCAAGTACGATCAATTGATGAACAAGGTTTTGTTTGAGTAGAGTCAGTCGGTGGTGTGTGACCATCTGTAGTTATTGGCACTAAAGCAGTTTTAGTGACTTCTACAGGTCAACGGATTGAAGGCGTTTTTGGTCACACTTCAGTTCATGTTTTGAGTTTAGAAGCGCGAGCTAAGGCTTTAACTAATAAAGAACTTTATGTTGACTTTGGTTTTGAATCTAAACAACAAGCGCTTGATCTTGGTGTTCAAATTGGCGACTATATCTATTTAACAGGGTCAACGGTCAAATTTCCTCATCAACCACATCTAATTGCTGGCAAAGCAATGGACAACCGCGCTGGTCTGTGTGTTTTAGTCGAGTTGGCCAACGCAATAGCTGCAAGTGAATTAACAGTTGACTTATACTTAGTTGGAACCGTACAAGAAGAAGTAGGCACCCGTGGTGCCAAAACTGTGGTAGATTTAATTGAGCCTGACGTTGCTATTGCACTTGATACAACAGTTAGTCATGACACCCCCAATATTACAGCAGGCACAACTAAACTAGGGCAAGGTGTAGCGCTTAGAATGATGGATGGCGGTATGATGGCGGATCCTAAACTTGCTAATTTTTTAAGCACAATTGCCAACAAACACGACATTAAACACTATAAATTTATTTCAATGGGTGGTGGCACAGACGCATCAGCTTTACAATACACTAAGGGCGGAGCTAGTGTAATTACCATCTCATTACCGCAACGTTATTTGCGTTCGCCAATTGGTGTTTGCGATGTTAATGATTTGTTAGCAGCAAGTGATTTATTAACTAGATTTGTACTCGAATTGAACGAAGATAAATACAATAATATATTAAAATATAAATAA
- a CDS encoding pseudouridine synthase, protein MNQHKESMITDLNKTRLQKLIAASGYCSRREAEKLIQQGKVRINGQVAPLGSLATSADLITINNQPLDLEPPQLVYILLNKPPKTITTARDPQKRTTVVDLIDTSLRIVPVGRLDYDTTGALLLTNDLKLVNQLTHPKYEIQRIYRARLDAPLTRRELIQINKGILVNGKISHQLVQQVDQKSYLVTLHVGSYHHVKLLFAHFERKVLTLKRIQYANLTIQNLPIGAYRPLKLKELKDLKFLVRQQEARLQTKEQPTHEK, encoded by the coding sequence ATGAACCAACACAAAGAATCTATGATCACTGACTTAAACAAAACTAGGTTACAAAAATTAATTGCAGCTAGTGGCTATTGTTCGCGACGCGAAGCAGAAAAACTAATTCAACAAGGGAAAGTACGCATAAACGGTCAAGTCGCACCCCTTGGAAGTTTAGCAACTAGTGCTGATCTAATCACCATTAACAACCAGCCTTTAGACTTGGAACCACCACAATTAGTTTACATTTTATTAAACAAACCACCAAAAACAATTACCACAGCACGTGACCCACAGAAAAGAACAACTGTTGTTGATTTAATTGATACTAGTTTACGTATAGTACCTGTAGGTAGGCTTGATTACGATACAACCGGTGCTTTGCTCTTAACTAATGACCTTAAATTAGTTAACCAATTAACACACCCAAAATATGAAATTCAACGCATATATCGTGCACGCCTTGATGCGCCATTAACTCGCAGAGAATTAATCCAAATTAACAAAGGGATTCTAGTTAATGGTAAAATTTCTCACCAACTTGTACAGCAAGTTGATCAGAAGTCATACTTAGTTACTCTGCACGTAGGTTCTTATCACCATGTCAAACTTTTGTTTGCACACTTCGAACGAAAAGTACTAACTTTAAAAAGAATTCAGTATGCGAATTTAACGATTCAAAATTTACCAATTGGCGCTTACCGCCCACTAAAATTGAAAGAACTCAAAGACTTAAAATTCTTGGTTCGCCAACAAGAAGCACGACTTCAAACTAAAGAACAACCAACGCATGAAAAGTAA